ATTGAGTATCAATTGCTCCCTGGAGAACAACGCAAGACCACGGACATCGTGATCGAACGCGATGGCAAAGTGGTGGTGCGACCGCCAGCGGGATTTACCCCGGAGCAGGTGGATGCGGTAGTAGATAACAAACGCATGTGGATCTACCGCAACTTGGCCGAATGGAAGGATCTGAATGCCACGGCGGTGACCCGAGAGTGGGTCAATGGCGAAACCTTCCTCTATCTCGGCGGTGCTTATCGGTTGGCGTTGGTATCCGGGCAGGATAGGCCGTTAAAGCTGAAGGATGGGCGCTTCTGCCTCAGTCGGGAAGTGATCGAGCGGGGTGGTACTGAAGCAGCCAGGGAGGCGTTCAAGCAGTTCTATGTCGATAAGGGGCAGCAACGCTTTGCCGACCGAGTGGCCCACCTCGCCCCCAAGGTAGGCGTGGAGGTCTCCAGTATCCGGGTCAAGGACATGGGGTATCGTTGGGCCAGTTGCGGGCGCAGTGGCGTGGTGAATTTCCACTGGAAGTGCATGATGGCCCCACCGAAAGTCATTGACTACATTGCCGCGCACGAACTTTGCCACTTCCACCATCGCAATCACACTGACGCCTTTTGGAACGAGGTGGACAAAGTGATGCCGGATTGGCGCGACAGGAAGGCTTGGTTGCGCAAGCAAGGTGCCAGTTTGGACCTCTGAGGCTTTGGGAGGGTGCTTCGGCCCTGCCTGATGACGCGATGGGCTCGC
This window of the Thiohalospira halophila DSM 15071 genome carries:
- a CDS encoding M48 family metallopeptidase → MTPRRVRGIEYQLLPGEQRKTTDIVIERDGKVVVRPPAGFTPEQVDAVVDNKRMWIYRNLAEWKDLNATAVTREWVNGETFLYLGGAYRLALVSGQDRPLKLKDGRFCLSREVIERGGTEAAREAFKQFYVDKGQQRFADRVAHLAPKVGVEVSSIRVKDMGYRWASCGRSGVVNFHWKCMMAPPKVIDYIAAHELCHFHHRNHTDAFWNEVDKVMPDWRDRKAWLRKQGASLDL